The genomic stretch AGAGGCCTTTGCGTTTGACTTGGACTATTCACGCTGGCTGGATGAACATCATCGACTGATCAACGACCTAAGATCAGCCATGAATTCTCATATGAGTGATGACGAGTTACGGCTTCTTGTTGATGGTATAATGGCACACTATGATGAAATATTCCGACTGAAGAGCATTGGTGCAAAAGCAGATGTATTTCATATGCTTTCAGGCATGTGGAAGACGCCTGCAGAAAGATGCTTCATGTGGTTGGGTGGGTTTAAATCTTCTGAACTTCTCAAGGTAGATGACCATTGATGGTTTTGGTCATGCACATTATTTCCTCTTCTAAGAAAATGGCTGATGGTTTCAGTTAATGgcattttctttatcattgtAATATAGATTCTCGGGAACCACCTTGAACCCTTGACAGATCAACAGTTGATGGGCATATGCAATCTGCAGCAATCATCCCAACAAGCTGAAGATGCCTTGTCTCAAGGAATGGAAGCTTTGCAACAATCACTCGTAGACACACTATCATCCACCTCTCTGGGCCCTGCTGGCTCTGGAAATGTTGCTGACTACATGGGCCAAATGGCAATTGCCATGGGGAAGCTCGCAACACTAGAGAACTTCCTTCACCAGGTAATATAATTTCTAGTCTAATTATGAGTACCTGTCCCTCCCTTGAAAATCTTTGGCATTGCTAACATTGTATATTGACTTGGGTGGTTATgccttgttatttttgttaggCAGACCTATTAAGACAGCAAACTTTGCAACAAATGCATCGAATTTTGACGACTCGTCAGGCTGCCCGTGCCCTTCTTGTTATCAGTGACTACACTTCACGTCTCCGGGCACTCAGCTCTTTATGGTTAGCACGCCCCAGAGATTGACACAAACCCGTTCACAATGGTGCTGTAAAAAAGCATGCTATATGTCACTTCCAACGTGGTGTGCCCATCGGATATGTTTGGACTGTGAAGTTGAGGAAGCGTTTTGCACGTTGTGCCAAGTCAGTacaattttctgtttttttttttcccctgatgTAGAAGTATCGGTATTGAGAAGTACATACAATACTGATTAGGTCGAGTGGTTGCGAGTAGATTTATCTTACATGTGTAACTAGGCAAGCCTTCTAGCCATGATGGACAAAATTGTCACCTAATGTTGCGAATTGCCATTGTAGCGATAAAATATAGCTACTGATAGAAGACTCTGTTGTATAATTGACAGCCAGAAATCCATCTTTTGGGTATGATGCCCGCGAAGCTGGGGTAATGTTAGGAATTCACATGGCATCATTGTCACAAGTTTTCTATCAATTTGCACACATATGTTGGCAAAGCTCATCTCTTATGGTTAACCGACTGTTACAGCTATTGATTCTTCAGACATAACAGTCCACCACAAAACTGCTATCCATAGTATGATTAGGATTTTGAAAGAGTCAAATTTAGCTATCTGCAGTGCTCCACTGGCTTTGTATAACTGTCCCTTCCCGTCGCTCATTCTTCTTTCAATCCACACAAAGTCATTATTCGAGAAGAAAGGAATTACTTTGAAACAGGGCCATCCACTTGGCTGTTTAGACTTTAGAATATATCACGCAAAAGACATAACATGCTTGTATCTTCTAGATATCACAATTTGAGGGATGAACACCCCATTTACGTTCGCATTTCTCCATGAGTTCTCCAGCCAAGGTGGTACTGAATCAGTTTTCTGCCTCTCCCACCAGTTGAAGTAGCTTCCTGGATGCAATGTTGTAGGAAATCTGCTGGTTAAGCTGCTCAACTCCTGTTTGCTTCGAATATTACCAGCCTCGAATGGGGGGAAATTCTCCATCGTCATCTGCCAAGCAAAATCTAGAATGGAAGAAtcaattgccaaaaaaaaaaataacagggcATATAACGGTATAGGACCGggttttaaaaatctttatttaCTATTCAACCGCGATAtttgatttttagattttttattttttgtaatatttatattatctgattttaatttaatagatgATACAAATATTAGCCGGTATTTTTAACACCCCTGTTAGTGTAGGCCATGTGAATGAGTGTGTACGCCTCTGGGGTCCAGTATCAGGGGATATGTAAACTCGATTAGAGGAATCAAAAGGACTTTTGGTGACGAATCAAaaggctggtttttttttttttttagttgagaaATCGAAAGGCTTGGTGACCATGGCAGCTAGTAGTACTTTAGCAGTCATATGTTCAGACCATGATTCTTAGACGCGTGTTGTTACTTGGGaggttaaaaaatcaaaaggcatAAAGGTCTTTTTAGGAAGATGATTGTGTTggttttttaggaattttttatttgaaaatatattaaaataatattttttaattttttatttaatttttaatattagtaaatcaaaacaatctaaaatatttttaaaaaattcatttaaaataaaaaatttaatttttttaaaaaacatataaacaaacacaatttcataattagaaataatctgtcaattttcaattatttatccTGTTGTTCGTCGTCCTGGTCGTCTTAAGCGAGAATTGTCAGTTTATAATCTACATTTACCATCTCTAGTTTAGTGGCGTGGATGCTCCAGTTTTAACTGTTGGgttaattgtaaattaaaaggGTTTTAGTGATTTTACATATCAATAATCTTACTAGATTACTACTCTATAATACTTGTTCTCTGTATTTATTCGTATTGTTTTTATTAGGTGTAAATATAGACAATATCATATGTTATGTTTGAAAAATGATAACCTCAAATTTTAACTCTACTAATACTAGAATAAAAAATGGGCGTCCATAtctatttataatgtttttattgtgttaaatttattttatatatgtacACACCAAAACACGTGttctttattaaatatttataaagttatttattgaataaaattcataatttcaaACTTGTATATGATTTGATAGattgatctaaaaattaataattcaaaatttaattcaaatcatttttgaaattaaactaaacaagGAATTGATTTAAATTCAGATGTTAAAGACCAAGCCTAAtaaaaagtgtaaaaaaaaagagatttatttCTATGGACCAAGtacaaatctaaatttaaaagcCCACATGGCATGACCTTATTTCTATGAGATCATGAGACCAAGTAGACAAGCCCAACCTCTTAGGCTTATTTGATTAActctttttatatagtttttttgttatttttttttaggttttgatttaaaaatgcACTCCAgttataatgatatttaaattattattcaattatgccatgatttttaaataatattataagtttttatggtaatattgataatttttttttaattattatatatcaaatattcaaaaaagaaaaagttaagaatgttttcatgaatatttaatgaaaagaagatttcttctttatggtttttaatatattttttacgtgattttattaaaactcgcttttaaatcattataatgttttattagaaaaactagtcattaaaaatattcttctttaaacaaaaaatgtatcaattaaaaaataaattttatattgaagaaatatattatttcacttatttcaaatgattaaaatttttttaaaattttctatctttttattaaaaaaacatgttattaatataaaaaaatacgtttttataaaaaacaaatacacgcGCTGATAAATAACAGTTTACACCTGTGCGTGCCAAGCTTTCGTCCAATATTACCCTCAAACCTATGCATTATGCATTGAATGTGAATGATTTAAAAATCGACAAACCAATGCCTTTGACCAAATAAGTATGGTTACGGGCCCGAAATATGAAAGCATGTTCCGTGGCCGTCCTAAGAAGAGGGAGGGGCTTCTTTCAAAAAGTTAGGTTCAAAGGCAACTTTATAGTCGACATTCCCCATCCAAGGCCAAACCTGACACTTACTCTTGTTTCGGTGGGCGACAAAAACCAGAATACTCCtctttatagttattaaaactgGCTTGAGCAGACCGGATAAACGATTGGAACTCAGGTTAAAtagattaacataaaaaaaaaaaaatatgagattttaatattttatatataaaaagttattaaacaattcatgtgaatatatattatatatatatttattgtaaataatgaaatttaaaaagttttttattctaacttgaaaagatattatctcatttttttaagttgaagtatttaaattaaaaaaatttattatctcatatagaaaaaatataatttttttttatatatatattttcaacttgAAAGTTGATGAAATGGCTGACAATTCCAATCCAATATCTTAATTTTGAGTGGCAATGCATTATGGATCTAaaaagtatttgaaaaatagCATAGTTCCAACACAactgcatttaaaaaaaaaaaaaaaaattaattttgtacaCAACTGTAATTTCAAATAGCGGTTGTTTAGACATGTTTCAAGGCATGTTctttttgcaaattaattaatttttaaaaaaagtcaacttAAATTC from Populus alba chromosome 8, ASM523922v2, whole genome shotgun sequence encodes the following:
- the LOC118039950 gene encoding transcription factor TGA2.2 isoform X2 — its product is MFSLKSGNVTVVSHNLPYANALNTSIGPVEIATTGAGCLDTGQYMYQKGTGFGSSLGNWQSIETWGDSGMADNSQQTDTSTDVDADDKNQLYGVQHGTVVVVESVDQSKGKPGDQKTLRRLAQNREAARKSRLRKKAYVQQLESSRLRLTQLEQELQRARQQGFFIASGFSGDHGHSIAGNEAFAFDLDYSRWLDEHHRLINDLRSAMNSHMSDDELRLLVDGIMAHYDEIFRLKSIGAKADVFHMLSGMWKTPAERCFMWLGGFKSSELLKILGNHLEPLTDQQLMGICNLQQSSQQAEDALSQGMEALQQSLVDTLSSTSLGPAGSGNVADYMGQMAIAMGKLATLENFLHQADLLRQQTLQQMHRILTTRQAARALLVISDYTSRLRALSSLWLARPRD